The genomic stretch ACAATACAGAATGAAAGTCATTCTAGTTCTCATAACAGAAActgcaataaaaacatgaatctgTGACATGTAAAGTCTTTTACAAACTCATAAACTACTCATAAACTTCTTTGCACATTGGCCACCTTTACAGGACAGTCAGCACTTGGGTGGAACGACCACAACTGGCTCCCCATGTCTTGGCTTCCAAACGAGCACCTGGGCATCATTGGCATTGGGTTGTTCCAACACATTGGGTGGGATGGGTTCATTCCTATTTAGGATTTCTGGTTGTTCCTGAATGACAGGCTCTAGCAGATGGGCCCTCTGTCCCAGAGGCTTCACTGGATCTACCTTAATTGTGATTCGCATCCTCCAGCGAATAGTCCTGAGCAGCACCATATCTGATGTGGTCTCGTTCATGGCCACAAGCCATGTAGTGAAGCGCTGGTCCCGACGGATGAAGCTCAGGCATGGGTGAACATTGTTGGTTCCGGTAGGGACACTCCATGTGACGCTGGGACTGAAGTTGTCGTTCATGGTCACAGTAAGTGTGGTGCTACTCTTGGTGGGACCCACAATTGTGTACATCTCAGTGGTGCAGCCATACCATGGATAAATCAGCCCATCTGAGTCACTTATGGCCTGGATGTGACCATCTCTCAGGTCAGGAAGCTCCCAGCTCGATCTACAAAGGAGAGAGTTACTTAAGTAAGTGgacacaataaaaacatttgcATAAAGCAAACC from Trichomycterus rosablanca isolate fTriRos1 chromosome 21, fTriRos1.hap1, whole genome shotgun sequence encodes the following:
- the fam78aa gene encoding protein FAM78A; this encodes MGCRQSANPKANFYKNIKVLELNTSIDSEPTIIDELSDVVLKYRTPYFRAVAQVQVPPVVCKEVWTVGWIQACNQMKFLNYYCKEGLSSWELPDLRDGHIQAISDSDGLIYPWYGCTTEMYTIVGPTKSSTTLTVTMNDNFSPSVTWSVPTGTNNVHPCLSFIRRDQRFTTWLVAMNETTSDMVLLRTIRWRMRITIKVDPVKPLGQRAHLLEPVIQEQPEILNRNEPIPPNVLEQPNANDAQVLVWKPRHGEPVVVVPPKC